One Mangifera indica cultivar Alphonso chromosome 4, CATAS_Mindica_2.1, whole genome shotgun sequence genomic region harbors:
- the LOC123213966 gene encoding photosystem I chlorophyll a/b-binding protein 3-1, chloroplastic produces the protein MATQALLSSSLASSVETARQILGARSLQSPIGSSRKTSFVVRAASTPPVKQGADRPLWFASRQSLSYLDGSLPGDYGFDPLGLSDPEGAGVFFEPKWLAYGEVINGRYAMLGAVGAIAPEILGKAGLIPPETALPWFKTGVIPPAGTYDYWADPYTLFVLEMGLMGFAEHRRYQDWANPGCLSKQYFLGLEKYFVGTGNPIYPGGPLFNPLGLGKDEKSMKDLRLKEVKNGRLAMLAILGYFIQGLVTGVGPYQNLLDHLADPVHNNLLTSLKFH, from the exons ATGGCAACACAAGCTCTTCTTTCATCATCTCTTGCTTCCTCTGTTGAGACTGCTAGGCAAATTCTAGGAGCAAGATCCCTTCAATCCCCAATTGGGTCCTCAAGAAAAACATCCTTTGTTGTTAGGGCAGCCTCTACTCCCCCTGTTAAG CAAGGAGCTGACAGACCCTTGTGGTTTGCTTCCAGACAAAGCCTTTCATACTTGGATGGCAG CCTGCCAGGAGACTACGGGTTTGACCCACTTGGACTTTCGGACCCAGAAGGCGCAGGAGTGTTTTTTGAGCCCAAATGGCTAGCCTATGGAGAGGTCATTAACGGGCGGTATGCCATGTTGGGTGCAGTTGGCGCTATTGCACCAGAAATTCTTGGTAAAGCTGGTCTTATTCCACCAGAGACAGCTCTCCCTTGGTTCAAAACAGGTGTGATACCACCAGCTGGAACATATGACTATTGGGCTGACCCATACACACTCTTTGTTCTGGAAATGGGTCTCATGGGCTTCGCCGAACACAGAAGATATCAGGACTGGGCCAATCCCGGATGCCTGTCCAAGCAATATTTCTTGGGACTTGAGAAATATTTTGTTGGGACTGGAAATCCGATCTACCCGGGAGGCCCATTGTTTAACCCTCTAGGCCTTGGGAAAGATGAGAAGTCAATGAAGGATTTGAGGCTCAAGGAAGTGAAGAACGGAAGATTGGCAATGCTGGCAATTTTGGGATACTTCATTCAAGGGCTTGTTACAGGAGTTGGGCCATACCAAAACCTGTTGGATCACTTGGCTGATCCTGTCCACAACAACCTACTGACTAGCCTTAAATTCCACTAG